AAAAGGTCTAGATATAGAAACTATCAAACAAGTTGTTAAAGAACGTATTGAGATATATAACAACAGGAGACCGCATGAGTCCTGCAATATGCTAACTCCAATACAAATGCACGATCAATCAAAAATTAAAACTTATAAAATGAAAAAGAGCAGCAAAAACGTTTTTGCTGCTCTTTAATTAATCTATTTTTATCAACCTAAAACCTGTAACGATTATTTAGGACTAGACATATTTATTAAAACTGCATAGCTTTTATTTCGCAATACTCATGCAATCCAGCGTTTCCAAACTCACGTCCGTTTCCTGATTCTTTATAGCCACCAAAAGGAGCCTCATGATTAGGCTCGCCACCATTAATTGCGCACTGTCCTGCTTTAATCCTAAGACCAATAGCCTTGGCTTTATCTTTATCTCCTGCCCAAACAGCAGATGCTAATCCGAATGGCGTATCGTTTGCTATTTCCACAGCCTCATCAATACTTGAATACTTAATCATTGATAGAACCGGCCCAAAAATCTCTTCTTGTGCAATAGCCATATCATTTGTAACATCCGCAAAGATTGTTGGAGAAACATAGTTCCCAACAGTCATTCCTGCAGGCATTCCAGTACCACCAGTTACTAACCTAGCTCCCTCTGCAATACCCTTATCAATATACTCTAGCACGGTAGCTTTTTGACTTGAAGAAGCCATTGGGCCAATAAAAATGCTTGGATCTGTCGGATCACCTACAGTTAAAGCTTCTGTTTTAGTCTTTGCTAATTCAACTGCTTTATCATAGATAGATTCATGAATAACCATTCTTGTAAGAGCGTTGCATGTTTGTCCCGTATTAACCATAATATCATTAATACCGAAATCAATTGCAGCATCTAAATCCGCTTCTTCCGTGATAATGAAAGGTGACTTACCTCCTAGCTCTAAACAAACTCTTTTTACCGTTGGAGCTGCTGCATTAGTTACTTGTAC
The sequence above is a segment of the Flavobacteriales bacterium genome. Coding sequences within it:
- a CDS encoding aldehyde dehydrogenase family protein, with the translated sequence MRKYDKFYINGQWVQPNGTGTSEVTNPATGEISAVVPMGNSEDVDAAVAAAKEAFKTWSTTSASEREGYLRKLAAEAEKRNAELTETIIDELGMPVQNAAAYQVDPLGIICESFADKAKHMDEVEEVGNSVISKEPIGVCAMINPWNYPIWQLIGKVAPAIAAGCTMVVKAASQTPSHLFIFAEMCEAVGLPAGVFNIVHGSGREIGGRLSSHPDVDLVTFTGSTGAGVQVTNAAAPTVKRVCLELGGKSPFIITEEADLDAAIDFGINDIMVNTGQTCNALTRMVIHESIYDKAVELAKTKTEALTVGDPTDPSIFIGPMASSSQKATVLEYIDKGIAEGARLVTGGTGMPAGMTVGNYVSPTIFADVTNDMAIAQEEIFGPVLSMIKYSSIDEAVEIANDTPFGLASAVWAGDKDKAKAIGLRIKAGQCAINGGEPNHEAPFGGYKESGNGREFGNAGLHEYCEIKAMQF
- a CDS encoding transposase, producing the protein KGLDIETIKQVVKERIEIYNNRRPHESCNMLTPIQMHDQSKIKTYKMKKSSKNVFAAL